A region of Phalacrocorax carbo chromosome 9, bPhaCar2.1, whole genome shotgun sequence DNA encodes the following proteins:
- the JDP2 gene encoding jun dimerization protein 2, producing the protein MMPGQIPDPSLTAGALPGLGPLTGLPGTALTAEELKYADIRNIGAMISPLQFLEVKLGKRPQPVKSELDEEEERRKRRREKNKVAAARCRNKKKERTEFLQRESERLELMNAELKAQIEELKQERQQLILMLNRHRPTCIVRTDSIKTPESEANPLLEQLEKK; encoded by the exons ATGATGCCAGGGCAGATCCCTGACCCGTCCCTGACGGCCGGCGCTCTGCCTGGCCTCGGCCCCTTGACTGGactgcctggcacagccctgACAGCTGAGGAGCTGAAGTACGCCGACATCCGCAACATCGGGGCCATGATCTCACCACTCCAGTTCCTGGAGGTGAAGCTTGGGAAGAGACCTCAGCCTGTGAAAAGCGAG CTggatgaggaagaagagaggaggaaaaggcgccgggagaaaaacaaagtagCAGCAGCACGATGTCGTAACAAGAAGAAGGAGAGGACGGAGTTCCTGCAGCGG GAGTCCGAGCGTCTAGAGCTCATGAATGCTGAGCTGAAGGCCCAGATAGAAGAGCTGAAAcaggagaggcagcagctgatCCTGATGTTGAACCGGCACCGTCCTACCTGTATTGTGCGAACAGACAGCATCAAGACGCCCGAGAGTGAAGCCAACCCGCTGCTGGAGCAGCTAGAGAAGAAGTGA